Proteins from one Natrinema salinisoli genomic window:
- a CDS encoding rhodanese-like domain-containing protein, giving the protein MVSPSWLEAHCDAESVVVVDVREERDYEELGHLPGAVNVPADRFRDPSSVADGKLPTADDFAALLSAAGIERDDTVVAYGDDGGALAARFLLTALVYGHEGRLSLLDGGLEAWRDGEDGSLSTDRPSPDPTPYEAKLRADAPIADRETVEAAVEGDAVVVDTRTAAEYEQSRVPGAVHLDWEDLLEEGRLRDEATLEELLAERGLTPDERIVLYCNTARRLSHTFVTLRHLGYEDVSFYEGSLTDWVRAEAPEWDPVELQAQVRHYADNGGFEAMVDDLGEDVLGRLKLIGLYHQKQRGYFMLRTRAPGGILTAEQARTIGEVADDFARAPEAYGGPDQNPVFGDGYLDVTTRQDVQMHWIEIEDIAEIWDRYDAVGLSTMQACGNSVRNVVGCPAAGLDPDETVDIQPVVERVSQRFLGDRHYANLPRKFKVSVTGCHEDCARSGIQDLGLTPARKDGREGFVARVGGGLSDGPRVASDIDLFVEPDQVDDLVAAMADLFVDHGSYLDTAVNRLRFLVAEFGPEGFREELESYADFAFVEPDETLTMDYRGDHVGVHEQADGRSYVGLNVPTGRMGGDEFAALAGLSDDFGDGELRLTPNQNVLVPHLTDDGLEAILEDPLLERYSPDPGPFTRGIVTCTGREFCNYGIIETKNRAIRWARELDDWAEAAGIADDHEAIRIHMSGCSASCAQPQLGDFGLRGEVYRDDYDAGRAADLGLGGDLGNDEFIDWLVGKIPIDDVPGVVKATMRAYDADSEPGESFTEWTRRTSNADLREIVTDRPARDPPAIGTEVS; this is encoded by the coding sequence ATCGTCTCGCCGTCGTGGCTCGAGGCCCACTGCGACGCGGAGTCCGTGGTCGTCGTCGACGTCCGCGAGGAACGCGACTACGAAGAACTGGGACACCTTCCGGGTGCGGTCAACGTCCCGGCCGATCGGTTTCGGGATCCGAGCAGCGTCGCCGACGGCAAACTTCCGACCGCCGACGACTTCGCGGCCCTCCTGTCCGCGGCCGGCATCGAGCGCGACGACACCGTGGTCGCCTACGGCGATGACGGCGGCGCGCTCGCGGCTCGGTTTCTGCTGACCGCCCTCGTCTACGGCCACGAGGGCCGCCTCTCGCTGCTCGATGGCGGCCTCGAGGCGTGGCGCGACGGCGAGGACGGATCGCTCAGCACGGACCGTCCGTCTCCCGATCCGACTCCCTATGAAGCGAAGCTACGAGCGGACGCCCCGATCGCCGACCGCGAGACGGTCGAAGCCGCCGTCGAGGGCGACGCCGTCGTGGTCGACACCCGTACCGCCGCCGAGTACGAGCAGTCGCGGGTTCCGGGTGCCGTCCACCTCGACTGGGAGGACCTGCTCGAGGAGGGCCGACTCAGAGACGAAGCGACGCTCGAGGAACTGCTCGCCGAGCGCGGGCTCACGCCCGACGAACGGATCGTCCTCTACTGCAACACGGCGCGACGGCTCAGTCACACGTTCGTCACCCTCCGACACCTGGGTTACGAGGACGTCTCGTTCTACGAGGGGAGCCTGACCGACTGGGTGCGCGCCGAAGCGCCCGAGTGGGACCCCGTCGAATTGCAGGCGCAGGTCCGCCACTACGCGGACAACGGCGGCTTCGAGGCGATGGTCGACGACCTGGGGGAGGACGTGCTCGGTCGGCTGAAGCTGATCGGGCTCTACCACCAGAAGCAGCGGGGATACTTCATGCTACGGACCCGCGCTCCCGGCGGTATCCTCACTGCCGAACAGGCTCGTACCATCGGCGAGGTGGCCGACGACTTCGCCCGCGCTCCGGAGGCGTACGGCGGACCCGACCAGAACCCCGTCTTCGGCGACGGCTACCTCGACGTGACGACGCGCCAGGACGTCCAGATGCACTGGATCGAAATCGAGGACATCGCCGAAATCTGGGACCGCTACGACGCGGTCGGGCTCTCGACGATGCAGGCCTGCGGGAACTCGGTGCGCAACGTGGTGGGCTGCCCGGCCGCCGGACTGGATCCCGACGAAACCGTCGATATCCAACCCGTCGTCGAACGGGTGAGTCAGCGATTCCTCGGCGATCGACACTACGCGAACCTCCCCCGGAAGTTCAAGGTCAGCGTGACGGGCTGTCACGAGGACTGCGCCCGCTCGGGCATCCAGGATCTCGGACTGACGCCCGCCCGGAAAGACGGCCGCGAGGGGTTCGTCGCGCGAGTCGGTGGCGGGCTCTCCGACGGTCCCCGCGTCGCGAGCGACATCGATCTGTTCGTCGAACCCGATCAGGTCGACGACCTCGTTGCCGCGATGGCCGACCTGTTCGTGGACCACGGCAGCTACCTCGACACCGCGGTCAACCGCCTGCGCTTCCTCGTCGCCGAGTTCGGCCCCGAGGGGTTCCGCGAGGAACTCGAGTCCTACGCCGACTTCGCGTTCGTCGAACCCGACGAGACCCTGACGATGGACTACCGGGGCGACCACGTCGGCGTCCACGAGCAAGCCGACGGCCGCTCGTACGTGGGTCTGAACGTCCCGACGGGCCGAATGGGCGGTGACGAGTTCGCCGCCCTCGCCGGCCTGAGCGACGACTTCGGCGACGGCGAACTGCGCCTGACGCCGAACCAGAACGTCCTCGTGCCGCATCTGACCGACGACGGCCTCGAAGCGATTCTCGAGGACCCGCTCCTCGAGCGGTACAGCCCCGATCCGGGGCCGTTCACGCGCGGGATCGTCACCTGCACGGGGCGGGAGTTCTGTAACTACGGGATCATCGAGACGAAGAACCGGGCGATCAGGTGGGCCCGCGAGTTGGACGACTGGGCCGAGGCGGCCGGGATCGCCGACGATCACGAGGCGATCCGGATCCACATGTCGGGCTGTTCGGCGTCCTGTGCGCAACCGCAGCTGGGCGATTTCGGCCTGCGGGGGGAGGTCTACCGCGACGATTACGACGCCGGGCGCGCGGCCGACCTCGGTCTGGGCGGCGACCTCGGGAACGACGAGTTCATCGACTGGCTCGTCGGGAAGATCCCGATCGACGACGTCCCTGGGGTCGTCAAAGCGACGATGCGCGCCTACGACGCCGACAGCGAGCCCGGCGAGTCGTTCACCGAGTGGACTCGCCGCACGTCGAACGCGGATCTCCGGGAGATCGTCACGGACCGGCCGGCGCGCGACCCGCCCGCGATCGGCACGGAGGTGAGCTGA
- a CDS encoding cold-shock protein, whose protein sequence is MAEGNVDFFNDTGGYGFISTDDADDDVFFHMEDVGGPDLEEGTDIEFDIEQAPKGPRATNVVRQ, encoded by the coding sequence ATGGCAGAAGGTAACGTTGATTTCTTCAACGACACAGGCGGCTACGGTTTCATTTCGACGGACGACGCGGACGACGACGTTTTCTTCCACATGGAAGATGTTGGCGGTCCGGACCTCGAAGAAGGCACAGACATCGAATTCGACATCGAGCAGGCCCCCAAGGGTCCGCGCGCAACGAACGTCGTCCGACAGTAA
- a CDS encoding cell division protein SepF produces MGLMSKILGGNQSRSVEDYAELNIDDVSTASAEAAMQVHIAEVSGQADAIDIKDAVYDGDIVVADITRLRTEDSTVEHIVDELRQVAREVDGDIVRKGDDQILIVPTGVRISREKLGQKL; encoded by the coding sequence ATGGGACTCATGAGCAAAATTCTCGGCGGGAACCAGTCCAGATCGGTCGAGGATTACGCCGAACTGAACATCGATGACGTCTCGACGGCCTCCGCCGAGGCAGCGATGCAGGTACACATCGCGGAAGTCAGCGGTCAGGCCGACGCGATCGATATCAAAGACGCCGTCTACGACGGCGACATCGTCGTCGCGGACATCACGCGGTTGCGAACCGAGGACAGCACCGTCGAACACATCGTCGACGAACTCCGACAGGTCGCTCGAGAGGTCGACGGCGACATCGTCCGAAAGGGAGACGATCAGATCCTGATCGTCCCGACCGGCGTCCGTATCAGCCGCGAAAAACTCGGCCAGAAGCTCTAG
- a CDS encoding DUF1028 domain-containing protein: MTFSICVREDYETEAGDQHRRFGVAVTTRLPGVGTLCPFVSEHGAVATQSLVNVDLGERGIAYLDDGLAVDDALEALLTADDGSPQRQLHGVDSETTFAFSGDECVEWYGHREGDHYTVAGNMLTGEGVLEATDDAYAANAVHDTVDPSTGPKAVTEDTDTDPLAKRLIDALAAGDLEGGDKREELSVQSAAVVVETTESHVVEPPYNDLRIDATETPIADLRETYELATRGYRDTLAQYEGAYEADSLAESADR; this comes from the coding sequence ATGACGTTCAGCATCTGTGTTCGCGAAGACTACGAGACCGAGGCCGGCGACCAGCACCGTCGGTTCGGCGTCGCGGTCACGACGCGGCTGCCGGGCGTCGGGACGCTCTGTCCGTTCGTCAGCGAACACGGTGCCGTCGCGACCCAGAGCCTCGTCAACGTCGACCTCGGCGAGCGCGGGATCGCCTACCTCGACGACGGACTGGCCGTGGACGACGCCCTCGAGGCGCTGCTCACCGCCGACGACGGCTCGCCTCAGCGGCAGCTCCACGGGGTCGATAGCGAGACGACCTTCGCCTTCTCCGGCGACGAGTGCGTCGAGTGGTACGGCCACCGCGAGGGCGACCACTACACCGTCGCGGGGAACATGCTGACCGGTGAGGGCGTGCTCGAGGCGACCGACGACGCCTACGCGGCGAACGCCGTCCACGACACCGTCGATCCGTCGACCGGACCGAAGGCCGTGACGGAGGACACAGACACCGATCCGCTCGCGAAGCGCCTGATCGACGCGCTGGCGGCCGGCGACCTCGAGGGCGGGGACAAACGCGAGGAGTTGTCGGTCCAGAGCGCGGCGGTGGTGGTCGAGACGACGGAGTCTCACGTCGTGGAACCGCCGTACAACGACCTGCGGATCGACGCGACCGAGACGCCGATCGCTGATCTGCGGGAGACCTACGAGCTCGCGACGCGGGGGTATCGGGACACGCTCGCGCAGTACGAGGGCGCGTACGAAGCCGACTCGCTGGCGGAATCCGCGGATCGGTAG
- a CDS encoding DUF7344 domain-containing protein encodes MSEETQSVSAETALRVVADPCRRSILSQLIDSEEVVVPMKTLVDRIAPENPPPEATGAHATSLLIDVHHIHLPKLAAANVIEYDPRAKTIRYTPDERLERVLRFVTEELE; translated from the coding sequence ATGTCCGAGGAAACCCAATCAGTCTCGGCCGAAACGGCATTACGGGTAGTGGCAGATCCGTGTCGGCGATCGATTCTCTCCCAGTTGATCGACAGCGAGGAGGTCGTGGTTCCGATGAAGACCCTCGTCGATCGCATCGCTCCCGAAAATCCCCCTCCGGAGGCCACTGGAGCTCACGCTACTTCCCTTCTTATCGACGTCCATCACATCCATCTCCCGAAACTGGCGGCTGCCAACGTGATCGAGTACGACCCGCGTGCGAAAACGATCCGGTATACCCCGGACGAGCGCCTCGAGCGAGTGCTCCGATTCGTCACCGAAGAGCTCGAATAG
- a CDS encoding TrmB family transcriptional regulator, giving the protein MVSFEEEQAEAKALDRLQDLGLSTYEAQTLINLLRLGTGTAQDVTQIGGVPRTRVYESAEQLHELGLIDIQHTTPRKFTVISEETIIRLLNLQRENTITELAECLEEIGPAQPQREQFGVWTVTGRDAVSSRVEEFIADADEQIVYMTIDDLLTDEQLDGLQAAAERGVEIHLAGISEDVQERIQESVPEAELFETLWEWEETPAGSLLITDEETALVSALVDDTATTEGIEETAIWGAGERNSLVVVLRAIFTWRLDGNQPS; this is encoded by the coding sequence ATGGTGAGTTTTGAGGAGGAGCAGGCCGAAGCCAAAGCGCTCGACCGGTTGCAGGACCTCGGGCTGTCCACGTACGAAGCTCAAACGCTCATCAATCTCCTCCGCCTCGGGACGGGAACCGCACAGGACGTCACGCAAATCGGCGGTGTGCCCCGGACTCGGGTGTACGAATCGGCGGAGCAACTCCACGAGTTGGGATTAATCGACATCCAGCACACGACGCCGCGAAAGTTCACCGTGATCTCCGAGGAGACGATCATCCGACTGCTCAACCTCCAGCGCGAGAACACGATTACCGAACTCGCGGAGTGTCTGGAGGAGATCGGCCCCGCCCAGCCACAACGCGAACAGTTCGGCGTCTGGACGGTCACCGGACGGGACGCGGTGTCATCCCGCGTCGAGGAGTTCATCGCCGACGCTGATGAGCAGATCGTCTACATGACTATCGACGACTTGCTCACTGACGAACAACTCGACGGGCTTCAGGCTGCCGCAGAGCGTGGTGTCGAGATTCACTTGGCGGGGATTTCCGAAGACGTCCAGGAACGTATTCAGGAATCGGTACCGGAAGCCGAACTGTTCGAGACCCTCTGGGAGTGGGAGGAGACGCCCGCCGGAAGCCTCCTGATCACGGACGAAGAGACGGCGCTCGTGAGCGCGCTCGTGGACGACACCGCAACTACCGAAGGGATCGAGGAGACGGCGATCTGGGGTGCCGGCGAGCGAAACAGTCTCGTCGTCGTCCTACGGGCGATTTTCACCTGGCGACTCGACGGGAACCAGCCGTCGTAA
- a CDS encoding HalOD1 output domain-containing protein — MGGERDRDGGGRSTNSREVLFRRTYDWSATAASTAIVAALATLEAVDPTEFSDVFGATLYDFVEPEALDALADSEGGVTLSFPVDDYRVRIDGEELTISRQ; from the coding sequence ATGGGAGGGGAACGAGATCGGGACGGGGGCGGGCGATCCACTAACTCGCGCGAGGTACTATTCCGGCGAACGTACGATTGGTCAGCCACGGCAGCGAGTACGGCTATAGTCGCTGCCCTTGCAACCCTCGAAGCGGTCGATCCGACGGAGTTCTCCGACGTTTTCGGCGCTACGCTGTACGATTTCGTCGAGCCCGAAGCGCTGGACGCGCTTGCCGATAGCGAAGGGGGTGTTACCCTGTCGTTCCCGGTCGACGACTATCGGGTGCGGATCGACGGTGAAGAGTTGACGATCAGTCGCCAGTGA
- a CDS encoding bacterio-opsin activator domain-containing protein, producing MATEASFTVPSDEFPLGTVFERLPDVSVELERIIPAQDVVIPYFWVRGTRVDDVEDAFSEHPGVKRIQFVDSVEDEHLLRVEWAVDYDDVLTTLTETQVALISAVGTDEQWTFDIRGDAHSDIADFQSRCQELNISITLTELHALTPVETGTEAALTDTQQEALVLAYERGYFESPRETTMEEIGDELDITQQAVASRLRRGIKHILGETVSDISASSRQRT from the coding sequence ATGGCTACGGAGGCTTCCTTTACGGTTCCATCGGACGAGTTCCCGCTGGGGACAGTGTTCGAACGACTGCCGGATGTGTCGGTCGAACTGGAGCGGATCATCCCCGCTCAAGACGTGGTGATTCCCTACTTCTGGGTTCGGGGAACCAGAGTCGACGACGTCGAAGATGCGTTCTCGGAGCATCCCGGCGTGAAGCGAATTCAGTTCGTCGACTCCGTCGAAGACGAGCATCTGTTGCGCGTCGAGTGGGCGGTGGATTACGACGACGTGCTAACCACGCTGACGGAGACGCAGGTCGCGCTCATCTCAGCTGTCGGGACGGACGAGCAGTGGACGTTCGATATTCGTGGTGACGCCCATAGCGATATTGCTGATTTCCAATCTCGTTGTCAGGAATTGAATATCTCGATCACGCTCACGGAACTGCACGCGCTCACGCCGGTCGAGACGGGTACCGAGGCGGCGCTGACCGACACCCAGCAAGAGGCGCTGGTACTGGCCTACGAGCGCGGCTACTTCGAATCCCCGCGCGAGACGACGATGGAAGAAATCGGCGACGAACTCGATATCACGCAACAGGCCGTCGCATCCAGACTCCGGCGCGGAATCAAGCACATCCTTGGAGAGACAGTATCCGACATATCGGCTTCCTCTCGACAGAGGACGTAA
- a CDS encoding DUF7344 domain-containing protein: MGGNLIAFDTVLELCGDEHRRIALATLANEQRSLTVNDLTKAIVKYNHHEPVTEMSEGNLSEIRLSLHHVHLPKIDAAGLVDHDQERGLVEPTERFEQVQPQISAIIDADPDLESPVEL; encoded by the coding sequence ATGGGCGGAAATCTCATCGCGTTCGACACTGTGCTCGAGCTATGTGGAGATGAACACCGTCGCATCGCTCTCGCAACACTCGCAAACGAGCAGCGCTCCCTGACGGTGAACGATCTCACGAAGGCCATCGTCAAATACAACCACCACGAACCCGTGACGGAGATGTCCGAGGGAAACCTCTCGGAGATACGACTCTCGCTTCACCACGTGCACCTCCCGAAGATTGACGCGGCTGGACTCGTCGACCACGATCAGGAGCGGGGGCTGGTAGAGCCGACCGAGCGGTTCGAGCAGGTGCAGCCACAGATCTCGGCGATCATAGACGCAGATCCTGATCTCGAATCGCCTGTAGAGCTGTAA
- a CDS encoding RNA-binding protein: MQVKSRHHLRSDAVSELEDTLEEQLGVSPEGDAYERVEFEETDWEVVLIDGEPQVAYFDEEPFLTVRGANAYDPEKRLVTVDAGAVSFVSDGADVMRPGITEATDDISPDDLVVIAEESHGKVLAVGRARVDGADMVGSEGKVVDSLHHVGDELYEFAG, from the coding sequence ATGCAGGTCAAATCTCGCCATCATCTCCGTAGCGACGCGGTATCCGAGCTGGAGGATACCCTCGAGGAACAGCTCGGCGTCTCGCCGGAGGGCGACGCGTACGAACGCGTCGAGTTCGAGGAGACGGACTGGGAGGTCGTCCTCATCGACGGCGAACCGCAGGTCGCGTACTTCGACGAGGAACCGTTCCTGACGGTCCGCGGGGCCAACGCCTACGACCCCGAGAAGCGACTGGTCACGGTCGACGCGGGGGCCGTCTCGTTCGTCAGCGACGGCGCGGACGTGATGCGGCCCGGCATTACCGAGGCGACCGACGACATCTCGCCGGACGATCTGGTCGTCATCGCGGAGGAGTCCCACGGGAAGGTGCTCGCGGTCGGCCGCGCTCGCGTCGACGGCGCGGACATGGTCGGCAGTGAGGGGAAGGTCGTCGACTCGCTGCACCACGTCGGCGACGAACTCTACGAGTTCGCCGGGTAG
- a CDS encoding DUF7562 family protein: protein MWPSRTRTETVTCLACGTERPRDEAREYDKHGDRWDRDDKTFEHLCKSCHSDLCHHPRGELEELLVDLEAGRRDRDAFLASYLSTVEERYGTLEEES from the coding sequence ATGTGGCCATCCCGGACCCGAACGGAAACGGTCACCTGTCTCGCCTGTGGCACCGAGCGCCCGCGCGACGAGGCCCGCGAGTACGACAAGCACGGCGACCGCTGGGATCGCGACGACAAGACCTTCGAACACCTCTGTAAGTCCTGTCACAGCGACCTCTGTCACCACCCGCGGGGCGAACTCGAGGAACTGCTGGTCGACCTCGAGGCCGGCCGGCGGGACCGGGACGCGTTCCTCGCGAGCTATCTCTCGACGGTCGAGGAGCGGTACGGGACGCTCGAGGAAGAGTCCTGA
- a CDS encoding histidine kinase N-terminal 7TM domain-containing protein has protein sequence MTWQYTPEILPYVGLLFLSMLLAGGLAVYTVVAWTDGTEEPTVRAFVGLNVGCALWSGAYAMQLLSAAVPTKLSWLAVSFVGAVLVSLSCFSFAVAYSGNEGLLSRRTLLLLVVEPVVAFVLFTTQYGNLYTRRIDTVVVSDLVMIDRTFGVMGYVHILYLYGLLALSAGFLLRTIYRSNRVYRVQAGAVLLGIFVPLVANVVWFLRLGPMGNLDFTPVAFVVSGLVYAVAISRHHLLDIVPVARTAVVENMRDGFLVIDETDRVRDVNAAVRRHVSDDDPESIVGRDIGAVFPEVTSVIRDESRPAHTEIAVDTDDQRRLFDVQVQRLSNDHRFRLLLLRDVTDQHAVEQRYQALIENASDLITVIDDENVIRYQSPSIANVLGYDPSALEGRSYDEFVHPEDRARIVDAFHDDLEEPAATGRTEYRIRDADGEWRDVETVGRNLLDDPFVDGIVLNTRDVTERKKREREIRRKNDQLGEFAGVVSHDLRNPLTVAQGYLEAAREDVDCEYHDDIELAHDRIETIIEDVLLLAREGQAIGETDRVDFERVVDRAWTHVDTGSASLTVASDRPIVADEDRILQLLENLFRNSVEHGGGDVHVRVGTVADGFFVEDDGPGIPVDERQDVLEYGHTTADSGTGFGLAIVSRIAEGHGWAVRVTEGTNGGARFEFTMDDSPVTPTLDGNAPADG, from the coding sequence ATGACCTGGCAGTACACCCCCGAAATCCTCCCGTACGTCGGTCTGCTCTTCCTGTCGATGCTCCTCGCGGGAGGGCTGGCCGTCTATACCGTCGTCGCGTGGACGGACGGCACGGAGGAGCCGACCGTCCGTGCGTTCGTCGGCCTGAACGTCGGCTGTGCGCTCTGGTCCGGTGCGTACGCCATGCAGTTGTTGAGCGCGGCCGTCCCGACCAAACTGTCGTGGCTGGCGGTGTCGTTCGTCGGCGCCGTGCTGGTGTCGCTCTCGTGTTTCTCGTTCGCCGTCGCCTACTCCGGCAACGAGGGATTGCTGTCTCGACGAACCCTTCTCTTGCTCGTGGTCGAGCCGGTGGTCGCCTTCGTCCTGTTCACGACGCAGTATGGGAACCTCTACACGCGGCGCATCGACACCGTCGTCGTTTCGGATCTCGTCATGATCGACCGGACGTTCGGCGTCATGGGGTACGTTCACATCCTGTACCTCTACGGCCTCCTCGCGCTCAGCGCCGGGTTTCTGCTCAGAACGATCTACCGGTCGAACCGCGTCTACAGGGTGCAGGCCGGCGCGGTGTTGCTCGGCATCTTCGTTCCGCTGGTGGCGAACGTCGTCTGGTTCCTCCGGCTGGGACCGATGGGGAACCTCGATTTCACCCCGGTCGCGTTCGTCGTCTCCGGACTCGTGTACGCCGTCGCGATCTCCCGCCACCACCTCCTGGATATCGTTCCGGTCGCCCGCACTGCGGTCGTCGAGAACATGCGCGACGGGTTCCTCGTCATCGACGAAACGGACCGCGTTCGAGACGTCAACGCCGCCGTTCGACGGCACGTCTCCGACGACGATCCCGAGTCGATCGTCGGCCGCGACATCGGAGCCGTGTTCCCCGAAGTCACGTCCGTCATCCGTGACGAATCGCGGCCCGCGCATACCGAAATCGCCGTCGATACCGACGACCAGCGCCGCCTGTTCGACGTTCAGGTCCAGCGGCTCTCGAACGACCACCGGTTTCGACTGCTCCTCCTTCGGGACGTGACGGACCAACACGCCGTCGAGCAGCGATACCAGGCGCTCATCGAGAACGCGTCCGACCTCATCACCGTTATCGACGACGAGAACGTCATTCGGTACCAGAGCCCGTCGATCGCGAACGTACTGGGGTACGACCCGTCGGCGCTCGAGGGCCGATCCTACGACGAGTTCGTCCATCCCGAGGACCGCGCTCGAATCGTGGACGCGTTTCACGACGACCTCGAGGAACCGGCCGCGACCGGCCGGACGGAGTACCGAATCAGGGACGCCGACGGCGAGTGGCGAGACGTGGAGACGGTCGGCCGCAACCTGCTCGACGATCCGTTCGTCGACGGCATCGTGCTGAACACCCGCGACGTCACCGAGCGCAAGAAGCGCGAGCGCGAAATCCGTCGAAAGAACGACCAGCTGGGGGAGTTCGCGGGCGTCGTCAGCCACGACCTCCGGAACCCGCTCACGGTCGCACAGGGGTATCTCGAGGCGGCCAGAGAAGACGTCGACTGCGAGTATCACGACGACATCGAACTCGCACACGACCGCATCGAAACGATCATCGAGGACGTGCTCCTCCTGGCCCGCGAGGGACAGGCGATCGGCGAGACGGATCGCGTCGACTTCGAGCGAGTCGTCGATCGGGCGTGGACGCACGTCGATACCGGCTCCGCGTCGCTGACGGTCGCGAGCGATCGGCCGATCGTCGCCGACGAGGATCGGATACTCCAGTTGCTCGAGAACCTCTTCCGAAACAGTGTCGAGCACGGCGGCGGGGACGTCCACGTGCGGGTCGGAACGGTCGCGGACGGGTTTTTCGTCGAAGACGACGGCCCCGGGATTCCCGTCGACGAGCGTCAGGACGTCCTCGAGTACGGCCATACCACGGCCGACAGCGGAACCGGGTTCGGTCTCGCGATCGTCAGTCGGATCGCCGAGGGCCACGGCTGGGCCGTTCGCGTCACCGAGGGGACTAACGGCGGTGCCCGGTTCGAATTTACGATGGACGACTCGCCAGTGACACCTACGCTCGACGGGAACGCGCCCGCCGACGGCTAG
- a CDS encoding RNB domain-containing ribonuclease has protein sequence MSDDAQADAGTIEGQGPVEVSEELARHLENKREELFEKFELRDEFPPEVLEEAEARTEGVTEEIQDEIDERKDLRDLTTWTTDPVDAQDFDDAISIEERDDEYVLWVHIADVTHYVNPDTAMWDEAVERGNTVYLPGYTVHMLPPVLAETVCSLVPNEDRLAHTVEMHLDKENLSYENIEIYKSVIESDERLTYTQAEDRLEDPDAPLHEENALVYDLAEQMHEQRKEDGSLVLNPSRDRAHTIIEECMLKANKGVTHELMWNRGVEAMYRVHPQPSPDEWSEALREIQDLDGVSIPGSTWDDPRKAVNATLEEAPGRQLDKIQWAVMKVMPRARYMNDPFGGHHALNFEIYGHFTSPIRRLSDLINHWIVYQNDVPENLIELCDRASDKQKDAEQCEREYKTFLQEVGLDPDAVNNRGIEVVDESEAEKTL, from the coding sequence ATGAGTGACGACGCACAGGCCGACGCCGGTACGATAGAAGGCCAAGGCCCAGTCGAAGTCTCGGAGGAGCTCGCGCGCCATCTCGAGAACAAGCGCGAGGAGCTGTTCGAGAAGTTCGAGCTCCGCGACGAGTTTCCGCCCGAGGTTCTCGAAGAGGCCGAAGCCCGAACGGAGGGCGTGACGGAAGAGATTCAGGACGAAATCGACGAGCGGAAGGATCTGCGCGATCTGACGACGTGGACGACCGACCCGGTCGACGCCCAGGACTTCGACGACGCGATCTCGATCGAGGAGCGCGACGACGAGTACGTCCTCTGGGTCCACATCGCCGACGTGACCCACTACGTCAACCCCGATACGGCGATGTGGGACGAGGCCGTCGAGCGCGGGAACACGGTCTATCTGCCCGGGTACACCGTCCACATGCTGCCGCCGGTGCTGGCCGAGACGGTCTGCTCCCTGGTTCCCAACGAGGACCGGCTGGCCCACACCGTCGAGATGCACCTCGACAAGGAGAACCTCTCCTACGAGAACATCGAGATCTACAAGTCGGTCATCGAGTCCGACGAGCGACTCACCTACACGCAGGCCGAAGACCGCCTCGAGGACCCCGACGCACCCCTCCACGAGGAGAACGCGCTGGTCTACGACCTCGCCGAGCAGATGCACGAACAGCGCAAGGAGGACGGCTCGCTCGTCCTGAACCCGAGCCGCGATCGCGCCCACACGATCATCGAGGAGTGCATGCTGAAGGCCAACAAGGGCGTCACGCACGAACTCATGTGGAATCGCGGCGTCGAGGCCATGTACCGGGTCCACCCGCAGCCCAGCCCCGACGAGTGGTCGGAAGCCCTCCGGGAGATTCAGGACCTCGACGGCGTCTCGATCCCCGGCAGTACCTGGGACGACCCGCGGAAGGCCGTCAACGCGACGCTCGAGGAGGCACCCGGCCGCCAGCTGGACAAGATCCAGTGGGCGGTGATGAAGGTCATGCCCCGGGCGCGGTACATGAACGACCCGTTCGGCGGCCACCACGCGCTGAACTTCGAGATCTACGGTCACTTCACGAGCCCCATCCGGCGGCTCTCGGACCTGATCAACCACTGGATCGTCTACCAGAACGACGTCCCGGAGAACCTGATCGAACTCTGTGACCGGGCCAGCGACAAGCAGAAAGACGCCGAGCAGTGCGAACGCGAGTACAAGACCTTCCTCCAGGAGGTCGGCCTCGATCCGGACGCGGTCAACAACCGCGGGATCGAAGTCGTCGACGAGAGCGAAGCCGAGAAGACGCTGTAG